In Pseudomonas fluorescens, one genomic interval encodes:
- a CDS encoding class I SAM-dependent methyltransferase — MRHELYRVTDLPVLQNRTFADPESAKASASADMLLVQDERSGLIFNAAFDADKLSYDADYQNEQAHSGQFQKHLSDVEGIIARHFKGQELIEVGCGKGYFLELLKGLGYSITGIDPAYEGENADVIKAPFTRGLGLAADAIVLRHVLEHIEDPVSFLSVIAEANQGGQIYIEVPCFDWILEHKAWFDLFYEHVNYFRLDDLRRMFGTVHEAGHLFGGQYLYIVADLSTLRLTPQQPVPRLTLPDGFTASLERAVQIIQSAPEQGSAIWGASSKGVIYSLFLQRAGVAVDRVVDINPAKQGRYLPLSGARVSSPQEAMDALPEGAHLFVMNSNYLEEIKRMTGGRYVYHAVDSASFQ, encoded by the coding sequence ATGAGGCACGAGTTGTATCGGGTCACCGACCTGCCGGTGTTGCAGAACCGCACCTTCGCCGACCCGGAGTCGGCAAAGGCTTCGGCCAGCGCCGACATGCTGCTGGTGCAGGACGAGCGCAGCGGCCTGATCTTCAACGCCGCGTTCGATGCCGACAAGCTCAGCTATGACGCTGACTATCAGAACGAGCAGGCCCATTCGGGCCAGTTCCAGAAGCACCTGAGCGACGTTGAAGGCATCATCGCCAGGCACTTCAAGGGCCAGGAGCTGATCGAAGTCGGCTGCGGCAAGGGCTACTTCCTTGAGCTGCTCAAGGGCCTCGGTTATTCGATCACCGGGATCGACCCGGCCTATGAAGGCGAGAATGCCGACGTGATCAAGGCGCCGTTCACCCGTGGTCTTGGCCTGGCAGCTGACGCCATTGTCCTGCGCCATGTGCTGGAACACATCGAAGACCCGGTCAGCTTCCTGTCGGTGATCGCCGAAGCCAACCAGGGCGGGCAGATCTACATCGAGGTGCCGTGCTTCGACTGGATCCTCGAGCACAAAGCGTGGTTCGACCTGTTCTACGAGCACGTCAATTATTTCCGCCTCGATGACCTGCGCCGGATGTTCGGCACCGTGCACGAGGCCGGCCACCTGTTTGGCGGCCAATACCTGTACATCGTCGCCGACCTGTCGACATTGCGCCTGACTCCGCAGCAACCGGTGCCACGCCTGACGCTGCCGGACGGTTTCACCGCCAGCCTCGAGCGCGCGGTGCAGATCATTCAGTCCGCACCCGAGCAGGGTTCGGCGATCTGGGGCGCATCGTCCAAAGGCGTGATCTATTCGCTGTTCCTGCAACGCGCGGGTGTCGCGGTGGATCGTGTGGTGGATATCAACCCGGCCAAACAGGGGCGTTATCTGCCGCTGAGCGGCGCGCGGGTGTCCTCGCCGCAAGAGGCGATGGATGCGCTGCCCGAAGGCGCCCACCTGTTTGTGATGAACTCCAATTACCTCGAAGAAATCAAGCGGATGACCGGTGGACGCTACGTCTATCACGCCGTCGATAGCGCTTCGTTCCAGTGA
- the pseB gene encoding UDP-N-acetylglucosamine 4,6-dehydratase (inverting) produces MFNGKSIFISGGTGSFGRKFIARLLEQYQPKRVVVFSRDELKQYEMQQTFNAPCMRYFLGDVRDADRLRQAMRGIDYVVHAAALKQVPAAEYNPTECIRTNVNGAENIIAAAIDNGVKKVVALSTDKAASPINLYGATKLLSDKLFVAANNIAGEQQTRFAVVRYGNVAGSRGSVVPFFSKLIADGAQELPITDERMTRFWITLDHGVQFVLDSFARMHGGEVFVPKIPSIRIVDLARGMAEHLPHKNVGIRPGEKLHELMVPLDDARMTLEFADHYTIQPSIRFTSVDVDFSIDKLGEHGRPVSEDFEYRSDTNPHYLSVGQIAELHAKLSA; encoded by the coding sequence ATGTTCAACGGTAAATCGATCTTCATCTCTGGCGGCACCGGCTCGTTCGGGCGCAAATTCATCGCCCGTCTGCTTGAGCAATACCAGCCCAAGCGCGTGGTGGTGTTCTCCCGCGATGAGCTCAAGCAGTACGAAATGCAGCAGACGTTCAACGCGCCGTGCATGCGGTACTTTCTCGGTGACGTACGCGACGCCGACCGTCTGCGGCAGGCCATGCGCGGCATCGACTACGTGGTGCACGCGGCGGCGCTCAAGCAGGTGCCGGCGGCGGAGTACAACCCGACCGAGTGCATCCGCACCAACGTCAATGGTGCGGAGAACATCATCGCCGCCGCCATCGACAATGGCGTGAAGAAAGTCGTCGCGCTGTCCACCGACAAAGCGGCCAGCCCGATCAACCTGTACGGCGCGACCAAGCTGCTGTCGGACAAACTGTTCGTCGCCGCCAACAACATTGCCGGCGAGCAGCAGACCCGTTTTGCCGTGGTGCGCTACGGCAACGTGGCCGGATCCCGTGGCTCGGTCGTACCGTTTTTCAGCAAGCTGATTGCCGACGGTGCGCAGGAGTTGCCGATCACCGACGAGCGCATGACCCGATTCTGGATCACCCTCGATCACGGCGTGCAGTTTGTCCTCGACAGCTTTGCGCGGATGCACGGCGGCGAAGTGTTCGTGCCGAAGATTCCGTCGATTCGCATCGTCGATCTGGCGCGGGGCATGGCCGAGCATCTGCCGCACAAGAACGTCGGTATTCGTCCCGGGGAAAAACTGCATGAACTGATGGTGCCGCTGGACGATGCGCGGATGACCCTGGAGTTCGCAGACCACTACACCATTCAGCCGTCGATCCGCTTCACCAGCGTCGATGTCGATTTCTCCATCGACAAGCTCGGCGAACATGGGCGGCCGGTGAGTGAAGATTTCGAATACCGCTCCGATACCAACCCGCACTACCTCTCGGTCGGGCAGATCGCCGAGCTGCACGCGAAGCTCTCGGCATGA
- a CDS encoding glycosyltransferase family 2 protein, which yields MQGKYSSELALPLNELLTVVLITHNRPAFLRRAVKYYSSLPCRIMVLDSTVERPEGDFSAVDYHHVPQFAYWGMQAKLAYGVEQLTTPYMVLAADDDFILHDSLAESVNFLQANQDYGMCHGYCLMYLSLAHGVNYYRRDKKVQEDYSSERAQDRVIDYMSQYIPPFYAVTRTDLMKNWHSALPPGTNFQWQEIGHVYYLLASAKARILPMPYVVREINYGVSEHNTDVYHSLTYADGKSVAEREAFAEFLASLPTAIQGLDAGQLKAFVLQSFEAMADSLKTGRALTAELIFESTWNQNLRHPDRRFGPLQYVEMPFYNQPFFDRLEQFEFMLHAMPAGRMQLEGLEGIWTRQAHLLQARNNDTPESVVDRLWQAHDLNAFNRTVVKRLAAHLDTLGEDEAAQSVNEWIARLEALTVEDNQAVFEKMKSGRLLQWLAAREPSAQQVESITRQLSAHDGGPQFGIFLLDLDDQIDKVQVSLDSLLEGHCKAFKIVVFTTGEPPVATTAQNTLHFVRVTQSNYVDKLNQSAQQSPCDWLLLAQAGDEFTAGGLLRASLELMSATGVRAVATDEIQRKENGALVDVFRPGFNLDLLQSIPALMARHWLIRREVLLEAGGYQADFSKALELDLLLRIIEQGGIGGLAHLDEPLLITQASILEENAHERQALLRHLGNRGYKARVTSATPGTYQIDYRHPDQPLVSIIVPAIDDLPALRRCLEGVLLRTRYSRYEVLIAANPNQSAEVNDWLGTLRNPKVNVLRADQPLGETALYNAASEQAQGEYLVLLAADSEIVNPNWIDSLLNHAQRPEVAIVGAKLVDRDGKIAHAGLIVGLNDGVGSPFIGEKHSAEGYMQRLAVEQNYSAVSKVCLMIRKELFNALGGLDEVAFADGLSDVDLCLKAGDAGYLIVWTPLVQVVHPGLLPQAPSALAALREKWGGAFAQDSAYNANLSLIGKGFTLGESTPVNWSQLLA from the coding sequence ATGCAAGGCAAGTACAGTTCTGAACTGGCGCTACCGCTCAACGAGCTGTTGACCGTGGTGCTGATTACTCACAATCGGCCGGCGTTCCTGCGTCGGGCGGTGAAGTATTACAGCAGCTTGCCCTGCCGGATCATGGTGCTCGACTCGACGGTCGAGCGGCCTGAAGGGGATTTTTCTGCCGTCGATTATCACCATGTACCGCAGTTCGCCTACTGGGGCATGCAGGCCAAACTGGCTTATGGTGTGGAGCAGCTGACCACGCCGTATATGGTGCTGGCGGCTGACGATGACTTCATCCTGCACGATTCGCTGGCCGAGTCCGTGAACTTCCTGCAGGCGAATCAGGACTACGGCATGTGCCACGGCTATTGCCTGATGTACCTGTCTCTGGCCCATGGCGTGAACTACTACCGTCGTGACAAGAAAGTCCAGGAAGACTATTCGTCCGAGCGGGCGCAGGATCGTGTCATCGATTACATGAGCCAGTACATTCCGCCGTTCTACGCGGTGACCCGTACTGACCTGATGAAAAACTGGCATTCGGCGTTGCCACCGGGTACCAATTTCCAGTGGCAGGAAATCGGTCACGTCTATTACCTGCTGGCCAGTGCCAAGGCGCGGATCCTGCCGATGCCTTATGTGGTGCGTGAGATCAACTACGGTGTCTCCGAGCACAATACCGATGTGTATCACTCGCTGACCTACGCCGACGGCAAATCGGTCGCCGAGCGAGAGGCCTTTGCCGAGTTTCTCGCCTCTCTGCCAACCGCCATTCAAGGGCTCGACGCCGGACAGCTCAAGGCGTTTGTCCTGCAGAGTTTCGAGGCCATGGCCGACAGCTTGAAGACTGGGCGCGCGCTGACTGCAGAACTGATTTTCGAATCCACCTGGAACCAGAACCTCAGGCATCCAGATCGTCGTTTCGGCCCGTTGCAGTACGTCGAGATGCCGTTTTACAACCAGCCGTTCTTTGATCGTCTGGAGCAGTTCGAATTCATGCTGCACGCCATGCCCGCCGGCCGTATGCAACTGGAAGGACTTGAAGGCATATGGACGCGTCAGGCGCACTTGCTGCAGGCACGCAACAACGATACCCCGGAAAGTGTGGTGGACCGTTTGTGGCAGGCGCATGACCTCAATGCTTTCAACCGGACCGTCGTCAAACGCCTTGCCGCACATCTCGACACCCTGGGTGAAGACGAAGCCGCCCAGTCGGTGAACGAATGGATTGCTCGACTTGAAGCGCTGACGGTTGAAGATAATCAGGCAGTCTTCGAAAAAATGAAATCCGGTCGCCTGCTGCAGTGGCTGGCCGCGCGTGAGCCGTCGGCGCAACAGGTCGAGTCGATCACTCGACAGCTGTCGGCCCATGACGGTGGCCCGCAGTTCGGCATTTTCCTGCTGGATCTGGATGACCAGATCGACAAGGTGCAGGTCTCGCTCGACAGTCTGCTCGAGGGGCACTGCAAAGCGTTCAAGATTGTGGTGTTCACCACGGGCGAACCGCCGGTAGCGACCACCGCGCAAAACACCCTGCACTTCGTGCGCGTCACCCAGAGCAACTATGTCGACAAGTTGAATCAGAGCGCCCAACAGTCACCGTGCGACTGGCTGCTGCTGGCGCAAGCGGGCGACGAGTTCACCGCTGGCGGCTTGTTGCGGGCCAGTCTGGAACTGATGTCCGCCACAGGTGTGCGTGCCGTGGCCACCGATGAAATCCAGCGCAAGGAAAACGGTGCGCTGGTCGACGTCTTCCGCCCGGGCTTCAATCTGGACCTGCTGCAAAGCATTCCAGCGCTGATGGCGCGTCATTGGTTGATTCGCCGCGAAGTGTTGCTCGAAGCCGGTGGTTATCAGGCCGACTTCAGCAAGGCCCTGGAACTGGATCTGCTGCTGCGCATCATCGAACAGGGCGGCATTGGCGGCCTGGCGCACCTCGACGAGCCACTGCTGATCACCCAGGCCTCGATACTGGAAGAAAATGCCCACGAACGTCAGGCGCTGCTGCGTCACCTGGGCAATCGCGGTTACAAGGCCAGGGTCACTTCGGCGACACCCGGTACGTATCAGATTGACTACCGTCATCCCGACCAGCCGCTGGTCTCGATTATTGTGCCAGCCATCGACGACCTGCCGGCACTGCGTCGCTGCCTGGAAGGCGTGTTGCTCAGAACCCGTTACAGCCGTTATGAAGTGCTGATTGCGGCGAATCCGAATCAGTCGGCCGAGGTCAATGACTGGCTGGGCACGCTGCGTAACCCTAAAGTCAATGTGCTGCGTGCCGATCAGCCGCTCGGCGAGACGGCGTTGTACAACGCCGCCAGCGAGCAGGCGCAGGGTGAGTATCTGGTGCTGTTGGCCGCTGACAGCGAAATCGTCAATCCGAACTGGATCGACTCGTTGCTCAATCATGCACAGCGTCCGGAAGTGGCTATCGTCGGCGCCAAACTCGTCGATCGTGACGGCAAAATCGCCCATGCCGGTTTGATTGTTGGTCTGAACGATGGCGTGGGTTCGCCTTTTATCGGTGAAAAACATTCCGCTGAAGGCTACATGCAACGCTTGGCGGTCGAGCAGAATTATTCCGCGGTGTCGAAAGTGTGCCTGATGATCCGCAAAGAACTGTTCAACGCACTGGGCGGTCTGGACGAAGTGGCGTTCGCCGACGGCTTGAGCGATGTCGATCTGTGCCTCAAGGCCGGTGATGCGGGTTACCTCATTGTGTGGACGCCGCTGGTGCAGGTTGTGCATCCGGGCCTCTTGCCGCAAGCGCCATCAGCCCTGGCTGCTTTGCGTGAGAAGTGGGGCGGCGCCTTTGCGCAGGACAGTGCCTATAACGCCAATCTATCCCTCATCGGCAAAGGTTTTACCTTGGGTGAAAGCACGCCGGTCAACTGGTCGCAGTTACTCGCTTGA
- a CDS encoding cephalosporin hydroxylase family protein, with product MTDNSINQAFEAECREQIAQQGDDQKLTGLARDFFNESAKHKYSYHFSWMGRPIIQLPQDMMAMQEIIWQVKPDLVIECGIAHGGSIIYYASLLELQGHGEVLGIDLDIRPHNREAIESHPMAKRIKMIEGSSIDPAIAAQVQAAAKGKKVILVLDSNHTHDHVLEELRLYAPLVSVDSYCVVMDTVVEDMPADFFPDRPWGPGDNPKTAVWKYLEENQDFEIDQQLQNKLLITVAPDGYLRRVR from the coding sequence ATGACCGACAACAGCATCAACCAAGCTTTCGAAGCCGAGTGCCGCGAGCAGATCGCCCAGCAGGGCGACGACCAGAAACTGACTGGCCTGGCCCGTGATTTCTTCAACGAATCGGCCAAACACAAGTACAGCTACCACTTCTCGTGGATGGGTCGCCCGATCATCCAGCTGCCGCAGGACATGATGGCGATGCAGGAGATCATCTGGCAGGTCAAGCCGGATCTGGTCATCGAGTGCGGCATCGCCCACGGCGGTTCGATCATCTACTACGCCTCATTGCTGGAACTGCAAGGTCACGGCGAAGTGCTGGGCATCGACCTCGACATCCGCCCGCACAACCGTGAAGCGATCGAAAGCCACCCGATGGCCAAGCGCATCAAGATGATCGAAGGTTCGAGCATCGACCCGGCCATCGCCGCTCAGGTGCAGGCTGCGGCCAAAGGCAAGAAGGTCATTCTGGTGCTCGACTCCAACCACACCCACGACCACGTGCTCGAAGAGCTGCGCCTGTATGCGCCGCTGGTCTCGGTCGACAGCTACTGCGTGGTGATGGACACCGTGGTCGAAGACATGCCGGCCGATTTCTTCCCGGATCGTCCATGGGGCCCGGGCGACAATCCGAAAACCGCGGTGTGGAAGTACCTGGAAGAGAACCAGGACTTCGAGATCGACCAGCAGTTGCAGAACAAGCTGCTGATCACCGTGGCGCCGGACGGCTATCTGCGTCGCGTTCGTTAA